From one Lycium ferocissimum isolate CSIRO_LF1 chromosome 7, AGI_CSIRO_Lferr_CH_V1, whole genome shotgun sequence genomic stretch:
- the LOC132062138 gene encoding disease resistance protein RPP2B-like has product MAYEQVQEASKFRSRCIYDVFLSFRGEDTRKTFTNQLYEALVDVGLRTFKDDNEVESGENINSELDKAIHQSKGSVIVLSKNYASSSWCLDELVMILESKKNRGHVILPVFYNVNPSDVGNTLGSFAIAFARHENRLMENSEDNQAWAKRIEGWRKALKEVASLGGMTLQGQNERKESTFIEKVIRVIEEKINRSVIGIASYLTGIDSRAKDLNLWLNNRTDTVSVAGVCGMGGIGKTTIAKYVFNINYADFEGSSFLENIRQYSEYADGLIHLQKQFLADILNGQKKEIQNVHEGIYHIKVAVYGKRILVILDDIDRLEQLNAVLGMRDCFHPGSRIIITTRHWELLRAYEIDKVHFVEKLSKEESFQLFSWHAFGENQQTENYQQLSERVIKHCEGLPLALQLLGSSLSGKSERVWESALNKLEAIPNSQVALKLKISYDSLQDDHDRNVFLDIACFFVGKNVNIVATILEGCGYYEIVGIQNLIDRFLLTVNQNEKVVMHQSVIDMGREIVRQESTRNAGKRSRLWYYKDCIKVLEEKTATDTIQGLSLSVSMKKGKPPMIISGKNIATEYLLEYADIIRKAKLASEANSVKRQTHSSFFPWPPQNSVGSTQIVLQPKRQEFDMDAFSRMHGLRLLQLDRTLLRGSYKEFPRKLRWLCWRNFPYKQIPDDLSLESLVVLQMRYSQLKHIWSGTRFLRRLRILDLSNSSYLSRSPNFTELPNLERLFLKYCTRLIEIDESIGQLNNLFLLNLTGCENLRGLPTSVGDLKSLERLFLSGCSKLDWSSVPWRNMQSLKQLYADRTAKGEAPSPTGVANILGSVFCSLLPKPRDDSTSISFSLALLPRSLQILDLADCKITDDIIPNDLGHLCMLEELILNKNPITTLPKGIKNLAHLRSLQMAQCEKLQFLPELPETLNSLSVHECRSLEVITNLPNLLTSLDFLGFYCGKLKEVQELFKLKPIENCDSNLTSMFSLVDSEILIKVHVNLYNFLTLTRWKGPIQGLYEFGIFSISLPINEMPQTFTYRSTGNPIHFNVPSVPHLHIHSLNICIIYKNSDISIINHEDGFWNENRITINNKTKDLNWTYSPVIMGIPYHDEGITWLSQWKIGQYLDRDDRVRISVALMHGSQLEEFGVQIVYEVNRGNAGQIYPYRSQHLINGVDISAFEVTRGSYFLCHHDLDTYQENSKNDGWRTNGWLDFLFKDSEEETNTDAATSGYMLKGRDD; this is encoded by the exons ATGGCATATGAACAAGTTCAAGAAGCCTCCAAGTTCAGGTCAAGATGTATTTATGATGTTTTCTTGAGTTTTAGGGGTGAAGACACTCGCAAGACTTTCACTAACCAGCTCTATGAGGCTTTGGTTGATGTGGGTCTTCGTACTTTTAAGGATGACAATGAGGTTGAAAGTGGAGAGAACATTAACTCTGAACTGGATAAAGCTATCCATCAGTCAAAGGGATCAGTCATTGTTTTGTCGAAAAACTATGCATCTTCCAGCTGGTGCCTTGATGAGCTTGTGATGATCCTGGAGAGCAAGAAGAACAGAGGACATGTCATTCTTCCTGTTTTTTACAATGTTAATCCGTCTGATGTTGGAAATACATTGGGGAGCTTTGCTATAGCATTTGCTCGACATGAAAACCGATTAATGGAAAATTCTGAAGATAATCAAGCATGGGCTAAGAGGATCGAAGGGTGGAGGAAAGCACTCAAAGAAGTTGCTAGTCTTGGGGGGATGACTTTACAGGGCCAAAATGAAAG GAAAGAGTCAACATTTATTGAGAAAGTCATCAGAGtaattgaagagaaaataaaTCGTTCAGTTATAGGCATTGCATCCTATCTCACTGGAATAGATTCTCGGGCTAAAGACCTTAATCTGTGGTTGAATAATAGGACTGATACAGTTAGCGTAGCTGGAGTTTGTGGGATGGGCGGAATAGGAAAAACCACAATTGCCAAGTATGTCTTCAACATAAACTACGCGGATTTTGAAGGAAGCAGTTTTCTTGAGAACATAAGACAATATTCTGAATATGCAGATGGACTAATACATTTACAGAAACAATTTCTTGCTGATATTCTGAATGGACAGAAGAAGGAAATTCAGAACGTTCATGAAGGGATCTATCATATCAAAGTAGCTGTGTATGGGAAAAGAATTTTGGTCATTCTAGATGACATTGATAGACTAGAGCAATTGAATGCTGTCCTAGGGATGCGAGATTGTTTTCACCCTGGGAGTAGAATAATCATAACTACTAGGCATTGGGAGTTGTTAAGAGCTTACGAAATTGACAAGGTCCACTTTGTAGAAAAGTTGAGCAAAGAAGAATCATTTCAGCTATTCAGTTGGCATGCCTTTGGAGAAAACCAGCAAACTGAAAATTACCAACAGCTTTCAGAAAGAGTGATAAAACACTGTGAAGGACTTCCCCTAGCTCTTCAACTCTTGGGGTCTTCTCTGTCTGGAAAATCTGAAAGAGTATGGGAAAGTGCACTCAATAAATTGGAAGCAATCCCTAATAGTCAAGTGGCTTTAAAGCTAAAAATAAGCTATGATTCATTGCAAGATGATCATGACAGAAACGTATTCCTAGATATTGCTTGTTTCTTTGTTGGAAAGAATGTAAACATTGTGGCTACAATTCTTGAAGGTTGTGGTTATTATGAAATAGTTGGTATCCAGAATCTAATCGACAGGTTTCTCCTAACCGTTAATCAAAATGAGAAAGTTGTGATGCATCAGTCTGTCATAGATATGGGGAGAGAAATTGTGAGGCAAGAATCAACGAGGAATGCTGGAAAACGTTCTAGATTGTGGTACTACAAGGATTGCATCAAAGTCTTGGAAGAAAAGACT GCCACAGATACTATACAAGGATTAAGCCTCTCTGTTTCTATGAAGAAAGGTAAACCACCTATGATAATTTCTGGCAAGAATATTGCAACAGAGTACCTTTTGGAGTATGCTGATATTATTCGAAAAGCAAAGTTGGCATCTGAAGCAAATTCAGTAAAGAGGCAGACCCATAGCAGTTTCTTCCCTTGGCCTCCCCAAAACTCTGTAGGATCAACTCAAATAGTGCTGCAACCAAAAAGACAAGAGTTTGATATGGATGCATTTTCAAGAATGCATGGACTAAGACTGCTGCAACTTGATAGAACATTGCTCAGGGGAAGTTACAAGGAATTCCCCAGAAAGCTAAGATGGCTATGCTGGCGCAATTTTCCATACAAACAGATACCAGATGATCTTTCACTGGAGAGCCTGGTTGTTCTACAGATGCGCTATAGCCAACTGAAGCACATTTGGAGTGGAACCAGG TTCCTAAGACGACTGAGAATCCTTGATCTGAGTAATTCAAGTTACCTCTCTAGAAGTCCCAACTTTACAGAGCTTCCTAATCTTGAGAGGTTATTTCTCAAGTATTGCACAAGGCTGATAGAGATTGATGAATCAATCGGGCAATTGAATAATTTGTTTCTGTTGAACCTAACCGGCTGTGAAAACCTCAGGGGACTTCCAACTAGTGTAGGTGATCTAAAGTCGCTAGAAAGGCTTTTCTTATCTGGCTGCTCCAAACTTGACTGGTCATCTGTACCTTGGAGAAATATGCAATCTCTGAAGCAACTCTATGCAGATAGGACTGCAAAAGGTGAAGCACCTTCGCCCACGGGTGTGGCTAACATATTGGGGTCAGTCTTTTGCTCACTTTTGCCGAAACCAAGAGATGATTCAACTTCTATCAGTTTCTCACTGGCTTTACTGCCACGGTCATTGCAAATTTTAGATCTTGCTGATTGCAAAATAACAGATGATATTATTCCAAATGATCTTGGCCATCTCTGTATGCTGGAAGAATTGATTCTTAACAAAAATCCAATAACTACCCTACCAAAGGGCATCAAAAATCTTGCTCACCTTCGATCACTTCAGATGGCACAATGTGAAAAGCTTCAGTTTCTTCCAGAGCTTCCAGAGACTTTAAATTCCTTGAGTGTCCACGAATGCAGATCCTTAGAAGTGATAACAAATTTACCAAACTTGTTGACATCCTtagattttcttggattttacTGTGGAAAACTAAAAGAGGTTCAGGAACTCTTCAAATTAAAACCCATTGAGAACTGTGATTCTAACCTGACCAGTATGTTCAGCCTGGTGGACTCAGAAATCCTGATTAAGGTCCACGTAAATTTGTACAACTTCCTCACTTTGACAAGATGGAAAGGTCCCATCCAG GGACTCTACGAGTTTGGCATTTTCAGCATTTCTCTCCCCATAAATGAGATGCCACAGACATTTACATATCGGAGTACAGGAAATCCAATACATTTCAATGTGCCTTCAGTGCCTCATCTACACATTCATAGTTTAAATATTTGTATTATCTATAAAAATAGTGACATAAGCATCATAAACCATGAAGACGGATTTTGGAATGAAAATCGCATTACAATCAACAATAAGACTAAGGATCTAAACTGGACCTACAGTCCAGTGATAATGGGCATTCCATATCATGATGAAGGTATAACATGGTTAAGCCAATGGAAGATAGGACAGTACCTGGATAGAGATGATAGAGTCAGGATTTCTGTCGCGTTGATGCATGGCTCACAGTTGGAGGAGTTCGGAGTCCAAATTGTGTACGAGGTAAATAGAGGCAATGCTGGACAAATATATCCTTATCGGTCTCAACATCTCATTAATGGAGTTGATATCTCTGCTTTCGAAGTGACCAGAGGCTCTTACTTTCTTTGTCATCATGATCTCGATACCTACCAAGAAAACTCAAAGAACGATGGTTGGCGCACCAATGGCTGGTTGGATTTCTTATTCAAGGATTcagaagaagaaacaaatacAGATGCTGCAACTTCTGGTTACATGCTGAAAGGAAGAGATGATTAA